The Cherax quadricarinatus isolate ZL_2023a chromosome 43, ASM3850222v1, whole genome shotgun sequence genome has a segment encoding these proteins:
- the Rpn10 gene encoding 26S proteasome non-ATPase regulatory subunit 4 isoform X2 — protein MVLESTIICVDNSEYMRNGDYVPTRLQAQQDAVNTICRFKLRSNPENNVGLLTLANTEVLATLTTDVGKILTPLHKVLPNGNINLLTGIRIAHLALKHRQSKNHKMRIVAFVGSPVEVEEKEIVKVAKRLKKEKVNIDIINFGETDCNQSLLEAMVSTINGREGGSSHLVTVPPSPHLADALLSSPIVQGEDGGPAASFATGQGFEFGVDPNEDPELALALRVSMEEQRQRQQEEERRVAQESTTAVTPMETTPKAPTTTPTPQTTAPTEGGQSEEEMLQQALAMSLEAGALPQTAGATVTPSPGSAVASSGSASSAGKGSSSGGSFPSTAIPDFSAMTEEEQIAYAMQISMQDCKPKEEPMDVDPPTSAAKPAESLKVKKEEEEQDFSRVMADPAFLESVLQNLPGVDPQSQVVKEAVGSLTQQDKDKEKDKDKKKEEKK, from the exons ATGGTCCTGGAGAGCACCATAATCTG TGTGGACAACAGTGAATATATGCGGAATGGGGACTATGTTCCCACACGGCTACAGGCTCAGCAGGATGCTGTTAATACAATCTGCCGGTTTAAATTGCGATCCAACCCAGAAAATAATGTTGGCCTTTTAACACTGGCAAA TACAGAGGTTTTGGCTACTCTAACAACCGATGTTGGAAAAATTCTGACTCCGCTACATAAAGTCTTGCCAAATGGAAACATTAATCTTCTTACTGGTATCCGTATTGCTCAT TTGGCCCTGAAACATCGGCAGAGCAAGAATCATAAGATGCGTATTGTAGCCTTTGTGGGGAGCCCAGTAGAGGTGGAGGAAAAGGAGATTGTCAAAGTGGCCAAACGCCTCAAGAAGGAAAAAGTCAACATTGACATCATCAACTTTGGTGAAACA GATTGTAACCAGTCACTACTGGAAGCTATGGTTAGCACTATTAATGGCCGTGAGGGTGGCAGCTCTCACCTTGTCACtgtacctccatcaccacacttGGCTGATGCCCTCTTGTCATCACCCATAGTGCAG GGTGAGGATGGAGGACCTGCTGCCAGCTTTGCTACTGGTCAAGGCTTTGAGTTTGGTGTTGATCCAAATGAAGATCCGGAACTGGCACTA GCTCTGCGTGTATCTATGGAAGAACAGCGGCAACGACAACAAGAAGAGGAGCGGAGAGTTGCTCAGGAGTCAACGACGGCTGTAACGCCCATGGAAACAACACCCAAGGCACCCACAACAACTCCAACTCCCCAGACCACAGCACCAACTGAGG GGGGTCAGTCTGAAGAAGAAATGCTTCAGCAGGCGTTGGCCATGTCCCTGGAAGCAGGGGCTTTGCCACAGACGGCTGGTGCTACAGTTACACCCTCTCCAGGAAGTGCTGTTGCTAGCAGTGGTTCAGCCAGTAGTGCTGGCAAGGGCAGTAGTTCAGGTGGCAGCTTTCCCTCTACAGCCATCCCAGATTTCTCTGCAATGACTGAAGAGGAACAGATAGCATATGCTATGCAAATATCCATGCAAGATTGCA AACCAAAGGAGGAGCCAATGGATGTTGATCCACCTACATCTGCTGCTAAGCCTGCAGAAAGCTTGAAG gtaaagaaggaagaggaagagcaagATTTTTCACGGGTAATGGCAGATCCAGCTTTCTTGGAGAGTGTGTTACAGAACTTGCCTGGTGTGGATCCTCAGAGCCAGGTTGTGAAGGAGGCTGTGGGCTCACTCACCCAACAGGATAAGGATAAAGAAAAGGATAAagataagaaaaaggaggagaaaAAATAG
- the Rpn10 gene encoding 26S proteasome non-ATPase regulatory subunit 4 isoform X1: protein MTLYVMNPFPNVDNSEYMRNGDYVPTRLQAQQDAVNTICRFKLRSNPENNVGLLTLANTEVLATLTTDVGKILTPLHKVLPNGNINLLTGIRIAHLALKHRQSKNHKMRIVAFVGSPVEVEEKEIVKVAKRLKKEKVNIDIINFGETDCNQSLLEAMVSTINGREGGSSHLVTVPPSPHLADALLSSPIVQGEDGGPAASFATGQGFEFGVDPNEDPELALALRVSMEEQRQRQQEEERRVAQESTTAVTPMETTPKAPTTTPTPQTTAPTEGGQSEEEMLQQALAMSLEAGALPQTAGATVTPSPGSAVASSGSASSAGKGSSSGGSFPSTAIPDFSAMTEEEQIAYAMQISMQDCKPKEEPMDVDPPTSAAKPAESLKVKKEEEEQDFSRVMADPAFLESVLQNLPGVDPQSQVVKEAVGSLTQQDKDKEKDKDKKKEEKK from the exons ATGACTCTGTACGTGATGAACCCCTTCCCTAA TGTGGACAACAGTGAATATATGCGGAATGGGGACTATGTTCCCACACGGCTACAGGCTCAGCAGGATGCTGTTAATACAATCTGCCGGTTTAAATTGCGATCCAACCCAGAAAATAATGTTGGCCTTTTAACACTGGCAAA TACAGAGGTTTTGGCTACTCTAACAACCGATGTTGGAAAAATTCTGACTCCGCTACATAAAGTCTTGCCAAATGGAAACATTAATCTTCTTACTGGTATCCGTATTGCTCAT TTGGCCCTGAAACATCGGCAGAGCAAGAATCATAAGATGCGTATTGTAGCCTTTGTGGGGAGCCCAGTAGAGGTGGAGGAAAAGGAGATTGTCAAAGTGGCCAAACGCCTCAAGAAGGAAAAAGTCAACATTGACATCATCAACTTTGGTGAAACA GATTGTAACCAGTCACTACTGGAAGCTATGGTTAGCACTATTAATGGCCGTGAGGGTGGCAGCTCTCACCTTGTCACtgtacctccatcaccacacttGGCTGATGCCCTCTTGTCATCACCCATAGTGCAG GGTGAGGATGGAGGACCTGCTGCCAGCTTTGCTACTGGTCAAGGCTTTGAGTTTGGTGTTGATCCAAATGAAGATCCGGAACTGGCACTA GCTCTGCGTGTATCTATGGAAGAACAGCGGCAACGACAACAAGAAGAGGAGCGGAGAGTTGCTCAGGAGTCAACGACGGCTGTAACGCCCATGGAAACAACACCCAAGGCACCCACAACAACTCCAACTCCCCAGACCACAGCACCAACTGAGG GGGGTCAGTCTGAAGAAGAAATGCTTCAGCAGGCGTTGGCCATGTCCCTGGAAGCAGGGGCTTTGCCACAGACGGCTGGTGCTACAGTTACACCCTCTCCAGGAAGTGCTGTTGCTAGCAGTGGTTCAGCCAGTAGTGCTGGCAAGGGCAGTAGTTCAGGTGGCAGCTTTCCCTCTACAGCCATCCCAGATTTCTCTGCAATGACTGAAGAGGAACAGATAGCATATGCTATGCAAATATCCATGCAAGATTGCA AACCAAAGGAGGAGCCAATGGATGTTGATCCACCTACATCTGCTGCTAAGCCTGCAGAAAGCTTGAAG gtaaagaaggaagaggaagagcaagATTTTTCACGGGTAATGGCAGATCCAGCTTTCTTGGAGAGTGTGTTACAGAACTTGCCTGGTGTGGATCCTCAGAGCCAGGTTGTGAAGGAGGCTGTGGGCTCACTCACCCAACAGGATAAGGATAAAGAAAAGGATAAagataagaaaaaggaggagaaaAAATAG